The segment TTCGCACCGTGAGTAGTCCAAACAGTGATGGTGTTGAACAATGAAATAttaattattgttttatttaaagTCCTGGATTCGACAGTTCACATATAGTGTCTCAGAATACTGATAGCAACAAGAACGGCTTTGCACAATCAACTATTTACAAGTCGGAAAATGGCTATGGATCCTCTTCTATCTCAATTGCCAAATCGGTTTGTGTTAatcataatttaattttttaacaaataatttttcatattttatttttagggTGGTTCTACGATTAATACGTCCATAGTATGTTTCTTAGGACTCAGCGTTATGACAATCATTAGTGCATTCCGAGTGTAAATCATATTCTTTGTtttaataatgaaaataatatttGTGTAAAACATTGCTAAGTGTATGTGTATGCACGTTTCATGGAGGAGTTTAGGTATTGGCAGActgtaaataaaaacaaaaattaacgtTTGAAGGTCACTGCGAAAGAGACATACCATGGTGAATTCATTCAGCGACGTCATAACAACAGGCGTAACAACGTTACGGTGACTAAAAATATAAAGAGCAGGCATTCATGCATAGCACGACGCGAAGAAAATAACCTGAACCTAAATGACTAACATTGGATTTAAAAATGTTTCCGTGATACTAGAATCAAGGCTGGATTTAACTAGAGCAGAACATATTTACACTTGCGTTCTATGCATGATACGTAGCAATACGATGatcaaaataaacagaaaaacgTTATTCTTATGTGTGCATAATTTTGCGTTTGTTTAGTTCATTAGTCAGTGAATATTGCTGCCTGACAGACGGCCTCAATGTGATATCGCAGGTTGCCATGgagatcaatttttttttgtatgccagaagggcactgtGTTCATTTTGACCGCTGCGACAGTCATGGAtattgtcttttgtagctggtACAGAGgttatagattacagaggcgacgtggcactcaaaaaccgcgcaattttgaatcataacggagagtaccatcacaaataaaggtaactttccgttttgattcaaaatttatcggattttgagtgccttgtcgtcTCTGTAGTAGCTGGCCCCAATTGCTGTATGGTGACGGAGCCGCCAAGTCATAGGTAATCACGTATCACACTTTATTTTGCGTTTTAAAAGGAATCATATCCAcaagtaggggagtgtcgtcgtggttgggccacgttttggcgtTCGctcataacttccgtttcaaaaggaattttggaaatcttaatacatcgttgcaaaggtctaagaataaggaatatttccggaaagttttgagctGATTGCTTTCTCGCtgaatttatctcgataattgcatttcatgaatcatttcttgaagaaaagttcattgcgcctgaaaaactttttttgtaagatttagtcactaaaTTCAGTACGAGCGTTTTGaatacgattgaaactcacaatattgtgaaaacttACCTattacagtaagaagttttagaATGGTTGTAgtatagatatcatgagttactaaaactgtaaaatcgtgatggcccgaccataacagtggcccgacgataacgacaataccctactcaAGTTTTTGGCACGAGATGAATCTTGCGATTTTTACCTGTAAAATATATCATAAAATATATTGGAAATATATTCGAACTTACATTTtttacaaaaacaaattttcttcatcATAaacaagatttgttttcgtctaCCATGGACAAACACAATTGTTTATGAAAATCATTATGTGTCTATGTGCACGAGCTACCCGACTTGCACAAAAAAGAATCGGAGCTCAAATTTCGATATTTTCACTGCGACTAATCTACTGATCTACTGCTGATACTCTTTCATCATATTCAAAGCGGATAGAAACACTAAGTggacttttatttttgaataaatagtgaaaaataGCGGTTTTCTTACATTATCTTTTGCCGATTACGAAGCGACAAACCATAAATATTGATGCCAAGTATAAGTTTGAATGTACCTAATTCACATCAAAGTTTGTTATGATGCAGGTTTTTCGTGCCTAAGCTGTCGGGAAAGTAGACGGAGAGCTGCCGTAGACGAGGCCATCCAAGCACCCTGTTGCTCATACCTATTGAAGGAGTTGTAAGACCGTGCCACAATTAGGTGCTACATGGTTAATAACATCATTGAGGGATTGAGTTTTCATAGACAGTAAAGAGATAATGGGTAGCATCCGAAAAAGCTGTACCTGCGCCGAACTTTCTAATTCTGATTTGCAAATGCGGCAAATGTCAGTAAAGACCTTGCCTATTATCGATAAATGTTCAAGGGACAATGATTGGTATGGAGTCctgtgattgtgcgtagttcactacgcgTTAATGTAAGTAATCTATTAACTTTTTTTAAGGGCCTGGGTTGATTAACTGCTTAGCTTGCCTACAGCCCTGCGCTTGGTACTAACTAGGCTGTCAGCAACCTCATTTCCCCCGATTCCGCAGTGTTCAGGCACCCAGAATAACGAAACTTTGTACTGGCGGGAAAGTTCCATTAAAGTTGTGCTGCAATTCCAAACTAGTTTGGGTGCACATTTagtggacttgagagccagtagtgcagcCTGGTTATCCGTAAAGGTAGagattttcgcatgcctataCTTCCGTTGTAGTCGATCATGGTGAAGATGTATTTTGCGTTTCGCTTGGAGAAAGGTGGGCTATTTGTCCTATGAAAGAGCTTCCTTTATCCCACGTCCGTTGACTCCAGGAATCTGTGCAGGCCTCAATTTTTGATCCATCTGTAAAGAAACAGATAGTACCGGAAGGAAGAACAGGCCCTCCATTGTTCTTTATAGACTGCGATCGGTCTCAATTACACTAAAAGGAATATCAATGTTAGGCCATGTCTCCTTTCCAGTCAGAGATCGTCGTTACTACTGtgtactgtgttacctgactcaatTTGTAGTCTCAAAACTTGAAGTAGGGTcattaattcccgtcgtaataagtaaagccattctaattttcatcatttgttggatagatttaatgaatactccaaaagttcttgtgctgatttgactaaaacacagtTATCTTCCAATCCGTGAACTTTgtaatcactgaaaagcgactattaaagcatactattgaaattacgcaaccgactttatttctaaaattcgtcatatcgttttaaaatccgtccatcaaaatttttcatcgtcacaacaatgtttacgaaactaacgcgcatgtatttgtgtaggacggcatgacaaatgttattctacaaaatttctgcaagtcaggcaagttttcctgactgtagaataacgacaatgccttgcgtgagttattttcatttatgaatgacggaaattaacacgattagtcgacattgttttcttcgtcgcacaaaaaaacgttggaaatttggctggtaggacatctttaatgataaaaagcatttaaatagatctcagcttactttgattgatcgcgtatgattgacaactaactaaaatattaaggaataactagtttcgcattgtgtgtcataaaaaagctgatatttttaataatttgtgttggataggacgggaataggcaattacgacgatgtagcaacatagaACATACCCTACATTCGAGATTGTATGCGTTTGTCCGCACTTCCGCAGACTGTTCACAATTTatgtaaaaatttagaaaaaaggaTTTAGTTTATAAATAAaagtaaatataaatataaatataaataataaataataaatttatataagaggcttatgtctgtaccgaaaaccaggtctctgacaggacgtcatgctttcgtagcaatgggttgtattctcagtcacatcactggtcgactgtttggacagctcgattgctcaactagttgactagactgctcgactggactggtcgattagactactggatttgattgctcgactagactgcttaattgaactgctcgactgaactgttcgattcgactgctcgactcaactgcttgatgggacagatcgacttgactgcttgactgaacagctcgatttaactgcccgagtggactactcgacttaactacccgattcgactgcttgacacatttgcttgacttactactcgacccgactgctcgacttaactgcacgaatgaactgctcgactggactgttcggttagactgctcgactcgccgagtgaactgcttgacttagtTACTCAATTGgttattcgaatcggctgcccgactcaactgctcaacccgattgtccggttcaactgctcgactagactaatCGATTTacccactcaacccgactgctcgactcaactgcttgacttaactgttcgattcgacagctcgacttaactactccaatggactacttgactgaactTCTAAACTGagccgcttgacccgactgctcgactagaccgctcgactgaactgcttgactagactactcgattcaactactcgactgaactgctggattggactgctcgacttaactgctcgacttggctgctcgattaaactgctcgactggagtgCGCGATTAAACGACTCAACTGTTCAGTTCAACCGaccaactcgactgctcaactcaactgctcggctggactgcttgactgaacagtttgatttaactgctcgattagactgctcgatttgattggtcgactcaactgcttgatttctgtttgattcaacagctcgatttaactgctcgattccactggactactcgactcaactgctcgaataacccgttcaactggactactcgactcaactgcttgactcgactgctcgattctactgctcgaatgaactgcttgactcaaatgttcgacttaaccgctcgactaaaccattcgattcgattgctcgactcaactgctcgactggactactcgacttaactgctcgattaaactgctcgactggactactcgatttaactgctcgacttcactgttagactcgactgctcgacccaactgcttgactcgattgcttgattcgactgctcgactcgcctgttcAACTCgcttgcttgtcgcgatatcttttggtcggtgttaaatcagaccagaccaagccgcaaaattttcaaaaatgagttaatgatagcaaacgatcaaaatACGGATCTCCAGATAAAcaaacgcgattggtcaaggcgaggatggatcgagtaatgtgtgttgttcgagtattaggggcagtctcgagtccttttgaatctcgaagcgggttacggcaaggtaatgggctttcatgtttgctgttcaacatcgctttgtagggtgtgataagaacagcggggatagacacgagtggcacgatattcacgaagtccgtccaacttcttggtttcgctgacgacgttgacatcattacacgtacctttgagaggatggcggaaacgtacatcggactgaaagctgaagccaaacggattggacttgtcattaatgtatcgaaaacaaaatacatgaaatgaagaggttctagagaagtcaATGcagacctccctccccggattcatttagacggtgataaaatcgaggtggtagaagagttcgtatatctgggctcactggttaccgccgacaacgacaccagcagagaaatacaaagacgcattatggcaggaaatcgtgcctactttggaccgcacgaagttaacaatctacaagacgctgattagaccggttgtcctttacggccatgagacatggactatgttcgtggaggaccaacgcgcccttagtgttttgaacggaaggtgttgcgcaccatctacggcggagtgcataTGGAAGACGGAttgtggaggaggcgaacgaaccatgaatagcatcagctgcttagggaaccacccatcgctcacaccgcaaaaatcggtcgcctgcgatgggctgggcacgtcgtgaggatatcggacgacagcccggttaagaAAGTTCCCAGTAGTGacccgactggaacgagacagcGGGCGCGCAACGagcgacttcttcgtacagcagaggaaatcacggcctggagctgattaagtaagtaagtaagtaaacgatcaagaattttctcagcaacattttactccaaTCAAACTacttaaatgttgcaaacagtcagaagtttttattcagtaaaATAAAATCCTATACGACTATcctataaaaactatttgtttcagtttccggctatgactcttttatgtacaacatcttagagctatattatgcaatataagaactaaTCAAAGatcaaacatcttcgcaaacactggccaatggaatgtatccgcagttttctcaattctgaacagacatttataatttccggatcgtaagatgcgggctcaactagtagatATATGTCTAACGAATTTAGTACACGCCATTAAAGCAGAAGAAACTATATCTATATCTTGTTCACATATTTCCTACCgatttatttaaaacttttggGTGCAAAAAATTGCTGTATGAAAGTTATGATAAAATCAGTTTAACGATGAAACGTTCCAATGTAATTTATGCCAGCATGCACTTAGTTCGCTGAGCCTATTTTCACATAACGAAAGGTTAAAGAGTAATTTCAGTAAGTTGGTCCGCCTTCCGGCTCTTCTCCTAGATGTACCCAATATATTCCAAGCAAACGAATGGGCGGCCCCATCGGAGTCATTCTTTATACTACTGCCGTAGACTTAACAACCGACTTCGGTTTGAGCTGAGACGAAGTGCGACCCTTCATGCGGAGAGGCTCGTTTCGAATATTTAGAGGCGATTGCCGCGCCCGAACATTTGACGGAGCTTGGCAGTTCCTCCTTGAGTAGGCAATGTAACAACGAGTGCAGCGAAATAAAGAACCGAGCCTATTGGACCGGTGCTAAATGGTTCGAAAATAAAAGCTACCCAGACCGCCACCGAAGAAAAACTGTCGCTTCAACACATTTATGTGCGGATGTAATTTGTGTCTTGTCTGTAATGGAAAATCCATTATCTAGCGTGACATTTAAGATTGTCCTTTTCTTGTTCGGGCTCGCTCGCAGCGAAGTGTGACATTCTGTTTTGCCTGCTTTAGGTGGCCTGTGAAAAGAATCCTGGATTGTTTCGCTTTTGTTTTGGTTAAAGTATAAATTTGGATGCTATAATTTAAAGCAGCTTAACTGTCacttaaatttaataaaatacaaTTATAGTTCCCAAGTCATATTCTTTAAGTTGAAATAGCATATGCAATAAATTGAAGTTAATAAAATCAGCAAAGCCCATCACGTACCCACCTCAGGTGAGCCATCTGCATGCATTGGTTCATGCTAGACCGCTCATATTTAAATGTGACAATGGTCCCTTAGGCAATTGCATAAAAACAAGGCTCAGTGAGAAAATCTAATAAATTCCGAACAATAGTTCTCTGCTGCTGAGTTGAATTGAAGCTAAAATCATCCTGTCTGTACGCAACACATTTTGCTTTGAAGTTAGCCGGGTCTCAGCCTTTCGGAAGTGACGGTACAGACTAACTATACACACCATACCTAGGTACCTACGCGAGCAACcggttgaaaaataaaaaaaaaattcaaaacaaaaagcatatttcattttattagaTAGTTGCCCTCCTTGGTTATGCTAGAGATGATCCAGTTTATGCACTCATGCACTATTTATGAACTATTTTTACTTAAGTTATACTAGGTATTTGGGAACACAAAGCTCTTTAAATATGCAGCAAAAATAcataattgtatttttttttgtttaaacacgACTGGTTGAACTAACAATTTTGATTAACCGCAATTCTTCTAGGAAAGTTCTATTGTtcaaataaggcttatacaaatttgaaaaaaagtttatgtcaccccccccttcaaaaattttcgaaatttgaaggggcaaaaaaataaagtgcaataatgttgcattcgttaatggtaagcagattttttataattcaacgagtttacctctctaaattacccaattcgtgcaaagttgaagtaattatcccgttagtctcgatcaactatcctacaccatcttagctttctgattcctgctacaggtcacaggcgactattgtgcttaacctttaagttccgacgccgaaaattggggtgcttggatcttggaattagacttttggctccatttaatttaaattttgttccattttaattcaacttgcttcaaaagaaccgaattagattgaggcatcaatcaactaaaaaaagccatgggtttataccgtctttagacattacccttctttatcgacagatttcgcagccggctgttagagtacaggaaaattacggggccagtgcaacgatccttttGACCCTAACTAGCAAgccccgcctagccgagattcgaacatacgacgactagcttgttagaccagcatcgtacctcgaagctaactgggcgggttcatcaatcaactaaacaatgtattagtgaaatttgctaccacttttgacggagatattccgaattgctgtgggattatattttgctgtcataggtagtagataagattaaaatagaaatacaactaATTACACACTCTggaacatcagctttcggtgcttttggggttccaaattgatcgttttattccgtagtgtccaagtaCCTACCCTCattttggatgtaagggacgaaaaactcaaagatacaattttttaccatgcattggacgcatgcagaaaggatgtcactgtactgttcgaaacttttctgactattgtcatgtcgtgattatcattgggatcaactgtggccccgaccattacatcaaatcaagtcatgttaagttatattgcttttttattgagctttatctgcttctgctttaaaaatggagttttagtatggaaatgtacgaaagtggaattaaattggaataacactttcattgctaggcagtcgaaacagtttatctctccaaacatttcaatgattcgcaaaatcctagagctttcgaagaaagatctaaacatttatactgatcttatagcaggacattgtccaagccgctatcatctgaggCTTATGGGGAAACTGTGATATAtggtgatatatgtcgattctgaggcacagaaaaaaaaactcggaacacctgttatgccgttgtccggcatttttcaattaaagatcaaggttcttcgacagagggctgttagaagccctgatatttggaaaacaactcccagcATTGTATTgtacttcatccgaagtgcagcaccggactggacaaatgctattagtctaacaatgacaatcgcttctgatagtggtgcgtttgcatccttaatatatcaaagataaacacgttattgttgagaaccagcatcagttgaggaatgggctgatactcatatgactaaaaggttggccaagaaacaagcggtttaAAATGTGAATGGTGTGagagatttttttcttaaaaaatgtcggTAGCATAGCACAaacgttccaagtaaaaaagtaatagggacctaaattgccatttttacgagaagattagattccgatactagcgtggacccccgttcgtttgaccgcttttaatctgagcactttttaatttgaaccccattggtttgcacgacgtgcaaattaaaaatggttcaaatgtcattctcaacatgacaacatttgcttatgcagacaatgcacataaacacgatttgtttgtactcaactagcgtgtttaatctgtttcacattgtgttttctcaacgattatgatagaaatccgatcggagaatggaatattcgctgcttgcaactgccaactcaAACCACTAAAGCAATAACAAATAGCAGGGCGACcagatcacacaagttccagcatatgtagagttgccagttgttcaaattaaaaaccaaccccgttagtttgcatgaggaatcgttcaaacgaacgggggtccactgtatttcgTGGATACCGAGTTCTGAACCAGTAAGTGACACAGAAttggattattctaaaatacaaggtaactaTCCGAGTGACACGCAAGTAAAAAtctaaattcaaatgaaggttaagttacacgtttatggctctctaaggtgatcgtgtagcactccactattttcaagttgattcatgtttgccagaatacttactttatgtgcttgaatcaaaaaattttgaaagttgttttgatttgatctaaaatttaagtactgtacaacttttttgtattaaacctattaatctggaaaaacaaacactggttttttctcctttgtttagttattgaaggtttaatgttattatttttttcttgcccccccccttgaacaatatttcgagaccaggacataaacttttttccaaatttgtataagcctaatttgtTGATGAATATCAGTTTTCAAATAACTAATTTTTGATTTAGATCGGCTATATCAGTTTTTAAAATGTCAATGTTTTCCAGAGGATtctataaaatatataaattgAGTTTCCGTtactattacttacttacttacttacttacttacttacttacttacttacttacttacttacttacttacttacttacttacttacttacttacttacttacttacttacttacttacttacttacttacttacttacttacttacttacttacttacttacttacttacttacttacttacttacttacttacttacttacttacttacttacttacttacttacttacttacttacttacttacttacttacttacttacttaattggcctaacgtcttacgactaGGCCTgaacagtataatttctccgtctgtttcggtccatggcaactgatctccagttccgcgggcacccagtacTCGCCAGATctcacctggtcttgccacctcgctcgctgtgcccctctttgtATTGTTCCTGtgcggcattctagcaacatgtcctgcccatcgtatccgtccagctttaaccactgtCTGAATACGTGGTTCGccatagagacgcgcgagctcgtgattcattcttcgcctccatacaccgttctcttgcgctccgccaaagatggttcttagcacccgccgttcaaaagctccgagtgctcgtaggtcctcttctagcagtgtccacgtttcatgcccgtagaggacaaccggtctaattagcgttttgtacagtgtgcactttgtacgggggttcagattgttcgaccgcaagtgtttgtggagtccgtagtggacctgacttccgctgataatacgccttttaatctcacggctggtattgttgtcctctgttaccagtgaaccaaggtatacgaactcgtcgactacctcgaactcattccCGTCGATAACCACGGTACTgtccaagcgggccctgtcgcgctcgcaTCCACGTAAATTTACTGTActtattgaagatcgtgccccgcatttcgatcgccgctcgtcttataacgccttcaagcgcaatgttgaatagcaggcaggtaataccatctccttgtcgaagtcctctgcgagattcgaatgggtccgacaatccacccgagattctcacacagcactggatcccattcaTGGTAGCcgtgataagtctagtaagtttacccggaaagccgttttcgtccaaaattttccatagcttttgtcggtttacgctatcatatgcggctttgaaatcgatgaacgtggggactcggaattcacggcacttctggagggtctgccgcagggtgaagatttggtccgttgtagaacGACCcttcatgaagccggcctggtaacttcctacaaatctattcgtaggcggcattcaggatagtgatcgctcggtagttctcacaatccagcttatcgcctttcttgtagatagggcagataaccccgtctttccactcctccactGACAATCAGTTACTGTAGACAGCttgccaacttgtccgggtcgattataataagttccgcttcaacgccatcctttcccgctactctgttgttcttcagccactggatggcttctttaacttccattatcgatgggggtggcacatcttcgttgcttgcttcaccaatgtggtcacttcctccgctatcatggtcttccacctttccacctttcgattaccgcacggtcgtcagtcaagatcagggcccgacaacgttaCCTTCAAATGCATAGCGTCACACAACAATGAAGCAGTAAAACTTCGGTTTTAactgaagcagcaccgcttcgctttcagactggcttcagtcagcgtcagtgagacgggtttcacttcatcaagACTATCGGttttaacttttcatttgtacttttctatcaaatattcagaagcagGCCAAcaattttgaatgcaaatgaattgaatttgagtaacatttcctataaTGCAAcacatattataattaacccgTTCAATATctacaaatcgtgcctgactttcagtcgTCGTCCGTTCAAACTGCCACCAacttcaattgaagcttgcttgaaacgttctttgcaagaaatgaagcaagtcgcttcatgatgaagcgaaggtaagagaaagtcagcttcgtttatttgtttcgaagatgccgggccctggtcaagatacctccatctttatctctgcacatttcggtccgcggcacaaagccgttGCGAGATttgttgagtctctgatagaacttccctGTGTcgcgaaagcggtacagctgctcaagttcttcgcactccttctcctcttggtggcacttcttctccttgaagagtcgggtttgctgtctccgcctctgtttgtatcgctccacattctgacgggtggctctacgcaacatttgtacccgcgctgcgttcttctcagctaATATCTGCTGACAttcttcgtcaaaccattcgttacgtcgattcggtgctacacggcctaggacgttctccgctgcgc is part of the Sabethes cyaneus chromosome 2, idSabCyanKW18_F2, whole genome shotgun sequence genome and harbors:
- the LOC128738038 gene encoding uncharacterized protein LOC128738038 — protein: MMTISVKRLLLFVIAAGVGVIAAADVTLNRGNVATELLRARRSPQQNGMPTFPNFAPPGFDSSHIVSQNTDSNKNGFAQSTIYKSENGYGSSSISIAKSGGSTINTSIVCFLGLSVMTIISAFRV